TTTAGGTTgcacaaacatattttgagGCCGTTTTCTCAAAAAGCAGCAAGAGGAGATAACAGCAAAACGATTTTCAATTACAGACTTAGCCGTGCTAGAAGAGTAACCGAAAATGCTTTTGGGTTACTAAGTCAAGTATTCAGAGTGTTTTATCAGCCAATCAATATTGCTCCAACAACAGTTGATGATTTAATCATTGTTACATGTTGTTTACACAATATGTTACGTGATGCATATTTAGAACACAATGGAAAAGCATACTATCAATTTGATCAGGAATATTCAACTGTAAATAACATGAGGTCATTTTCTGGGGAAAGTGGATTTATAAATACGGAAGGAGTTACAGTAagagatatttttaaagattattttgctaatatagGAGCTGTACCATggcaaatgtaaataattatacatgttttgtattaatataccattattattaatattacgataatattgtgtgtactgtgttcatttatttatagtagttGCCAGTTggttatctaataaatatcaaaaacaaaaataattaaaatgttcttgaatttaggttttatttttaaactcacaagttaaataaaatcaaaacaaataataataattaaaaataaccaaaataacctttaatattaatttataaaatataaaatgtacttaaatataataagtatacaacaaacaaatataatatgtaggcctaattatattcatcgcggttatattgtataaatccaCACGAAGAACTTGATGCAGCAGTGTTGGATGAGTTGGCCGGCGATGGACACTGTGGCATGCTGTTACTATCATTATTGTATTGCATGTATCCAGATGAAGAACTCGACGCAGCAGTGGTGTACGAGTTGGCTGGTGATAACCACTGTGCCATGTTGTTGCTATTTAAAGGCAGAACATAATTAGGTTGAATGGTTTTAGTATGATCAGGAACcacatatttttcttcaatCTCATTCACCATTGTCAATATTCGCAGCTTAGCTTCGTTGATTGCTCGCGAAGGGAGTTTTTTGACGGTCATggcaatacttttaaaaaaaacgtcgACTTCGTCCTCTTTTTGGTCCAGCgatgctaataaattattttgtgccTGGATATTTGATAACATTTCATTTCTTTCTTTAGATCTCTTGGCTAATATTGCTGATAATTTATCGTCTTTAGACCGTAATCGTTTCCCTCCAAATGAAATTGCTGGTAAATTCAATACTTCGGTTTCACTGTTACAGCTTTCATTCTCCACGTCCACGATGTCTTCTTCGTCTCTGAATAAATCGttggacataatattttgttctgtCGTCGTTTCTTGCGTTTCAACATTTGTACaagttctaaaataatatttttaatattataatataggtaatttaaaataaatgtatctaGCTAGTTTCTACTTTATACATACTGTCTTTCATATTCAACCGTATCCAAAAACGATAGATAGTCCATCAAAggccatttttttttgtctgaagtCGCCGACCCAGtaggcaatttttttttttgtcgcaTGTATGTGTCACGCATGTTTTTCCACCTTTTCTTACAGTCatcaactataattaaaaaaaaatatatatattataataacgaaataatattaatacctatggctatataataatataataatataatattattataaatgattaatttatacatatattttgtacttactaTTTCTATTGAGCTTTATCCCAATTTCCGACCATAAGGAatctttcataattttatctttatggTTTTTATCTGAACTatcataaataactttatttttttgaatttcctCTATGAGGATTTCGTCCTCTGCAGcggaaaaaataaactttttggaCATGTTGTCGCTGGCGTTCGACGCGGTATACTGGTCCGAGACCAGTGCTGTCGCCAGACGCCGCGTCAAATGTTCTAGACGCAGCGACGAACGCGTATAAGAAAACGGTCACATTCAAAATACTTAGTACAATAGTACAGCGTTCGACGCCGCGTTTGGACGCCGCGGCTGATCGCTGCAGAGAAAACGtacctttaaaattatttaacataagcTACGTACAACAACGAACAAGAAAAACcctgttattgaaaatctaataatattatagtattatatatttagttaatatttttaagtttaatttgatttttttgttcgtaagttaaagtattaaaaccactaattaataatatgtctattatattgtctttttgcatttttaaaataattagaaatataacaaatatcaatataagatAGTATAAAACCCTGTAGTAAAcgtgttatagttattaattataaaaatgcattaattatGACAGCGACTAAGAACGGCGCGCGGTACGGCAATTATTGTCGTGAACCCAGTCTCAATAGAGTCTATAATACGCAGCTTATTCTCCCTGCCCCCTCCGGCCCTCCATCAAACCGGCCGTATCATTTTACATGTTATGATTGAGACTGTCGGGCGGCAGTTTCACTGTAACGGCGACCGtagtagtatacatttgtatgttctgcgcacttttgactgcggagattgcaaatttttaagggggatttttcccctcaaactttttttttctccgctctaCCAGACTgcggtgattttaaaatttttaggtggattttccccctcaaacttttttttctccgatgtaccagtaaaaaaacactgattttcaaaaaccataatgtatgttctgcgcacttttgactgcggagattgtaaaattttaaggggaattttccccctcaaactttttttttctccgctgtactagtaaaaaacactgattctcaaaaaccataatgtatgttctgcgcacttttgactgcggagatttttaaaatttaagatatagttTCCGCctttaaccaattattttttcccccctgttacacataaagtttaaacagtgtatacacacttcaacactatttatttcccTTGTAAGTTAAACATTCAGGTTAcacaataattcattttttttttttttaataaattatagataaaagtcgttttattgaattcatttcAGTTCAGACAGTTCAGTTAATATTCAACCATCGTTCAATCAGGTTCTGTTTGTTTTAATcaagtttaattcatttaagttttttttattttttttttataaaaaatgaattttcaacaaattaacaacagTTTTTGTTCACTTGTTTCGTTAGTACGAAACAATGCATATCCTACATATCCAGAATTCACTACATTTATATCAAGATTGAAAACATTCATTTATTTCCGTTGACTTCATCTCAAGATAAATTCTCATTAGCTGAAAgcggttttatatattcagggaaaaaagatattgttgaatgtttttgCTGCGGTATTATATTGCATCGTTGGAAAAAGATAATCCATGGATTGAACACTCAAGATGGAATCCgaaatgtgtttttgtattattatcaaaaggaaatcagtttgttgaaaatgtagtaaaaaaatatggtaagatTATCGATATTTGTGATTGTGATTGTGGATCAAGGTCATATGATACTGTTGTTTAGTTCATTTAACtttctatatttcaataaaaaaaatctgaatttaataaacttaaatgtgttaataacttatttaatacctcGTGAACGTATAGCCTAGTGGGATAACgcgtctaatttaaatttaatatgttaatgatttttaaaaaatgtttcaggtTCTATcgaattaggtaggtaagtataataactctTTACTGTTTATCCAACTAGACACTATacgttcacatttttttttcttttttttttcttttgtaaccttacatttgtttagtatataacatgtatggaTAAACAAAACTTGTTAGTTTGAGCTAAGCTGTCTAGTgatcatattcatatttctagaaaaaaaatactgtttactgtttttttttattttatcaatatgaatCCATCAATCGTTGTATCAAAATCTGTGTTCGATATTCGTCCTTTTAGTAAGAAAAGTGTAACCGTTGGACTTCTAGTTAATaagcaaatttcaattattatattattagaatgtaaattaactaaaaaagttgtaaCGTTAGATCTTGATCAGTGGTGTAAGTTAATGtgcgaaaacaattttaatacaattatcgaaaatttgcatactcgTTGTAAACGTGTTAAGAtagctgataattttttctactctGTTAATGTAAACCaattactatagttttatattctaatgataattatataacattatctcaTATTGATCTTCATCGTTTGAAACAATTACAACATTGTATTGACttgtatattgttgaaaaacagaaaaaattggAATCATACCAAAAAACGTTTGATACACGCTTACGTTAATTAAGTCTGACGTAAATGGGTTACCATCATCTTGTCAACGAAACGatttacaaatcaatatattcaaaattatgatttcagcTACAGCAATATACAAAGTGAAGATTGTTCATTTATGTACgagttattacaatttcattttaattcattgtcgaacatgatattacaagatttagtgatgtaatataaaaaaagtttcttaatttattttaatttatcgttcttgtaaaaaaaaaaaaaaaaaaaaaaaaaaaatgtgaaattaataCCACTTGTATActaactttcaatatttttattttattttttttttgtttttattttatttttatttaacctataaatgattattattattttttttttatctaaataataaaaaataaatataaatataaaaattttttttattaaataaaattaatccaacACCATATCCTAttacatactattttataagttttttttttggtttgtgTCTGATTAGCTTCTTGGCGGGATGTCGCAtcattttgtcgaaaacagaTTGAATGAGCGTCACCATTTCTTTGCTGTAGTTAAATCATCCGGATGCTGTCCtgttaaagatattttgagTGAGCATTCAGCATGCTTCCATCTAaaaaagttaggttaggttaaattaaatttttattataaatatttcactttagttaaatatatatattattattattattattattatattattacctatct
This DNA window, taken from Aphis gossypii isolate Hap1 unplaced genomic scaffold, ASM2018417v2 Contig00433, whole genome shotgun sequence, encodes the following:
- the LOC126554119 gene encoding uncharacterized protein LOC126554119 — translated: MPIFLPDPTMVDFKTKADEFWTKWNFPNCILAIDGKHVRIRCPNNSGSLFFNHKDYFSTVLLAMVDANYKFVAIDVGSYGKEGDSGIFLKSTMGQQILNGVFKFPEDCALPGTDIIAPHVILGDQAFRLHKHILRPFSQKAARGDNSKTIFNYRLSRARRVTENAFGLLSQVFRVFYQPINIAPTTVDDLIIVTCCLHNMLRDAYLEHNGKAYYQFDQEYSTVNNMRSFSGESGFINTEGVTVRDIFKDYFANIGAVPWQM
- the LOC126554124 gene encoding transcription factor Adf-1-like, which encodes MSKKFIFSAAEDEILIEEIQKNKVIYDSSDKNHKDKIMKDSLWSEIGIKLNRNIDDCKKRWKNMRDTYMRQKKKLPTGSATSDKKKWPLMDYLSFLDTVEYERQTCTNVETQETTTEQNIMSNDLFRDEEDIVDVENESCNSETEVLNLPAISFGGKRLRSKDDKLSAILAKRSKERNEMLSNIQAQNNLLASLDQKEDEVDVFFKSIAMTVKKLPSRAINEAKLRILTMVNEIEEKYVVPDHTKTIQPNYVLPLNSNNMAQWLSPANSYTTAASSSSSGYMQYNNDSNSMPQCPSPANSSNTAASNNQLATTINK